One part of the Paenibacillus silvisoli genome encodes these proteins:
- a CDS encoding Gfo/Idh/MocA family protein — protein sequence MMLKIGVIGCGWHSRAAHGPSLKRYKAEHPENLQLTACCDVGLEAAETFRTEFGFERAYTSYEEMLTQEELDAVWVIVPDYLTTAVTLHVMKTGTAVLLEKPPGANTAEVLLMQEEAAQRGIQHRVAFNRRHVPMVRKLIDKLQDQTRQGKRIYSITYDMIRIKRTDPDFSTTAVHAIDAAKWIAGSDYESLRFEYDDMSAIAPGLVNIVADGVTYNGIRVQLNCYPYSGMARELVTVRGEGFHYELHMPLMENAGSFAGLICSEKGSIELFEEEGDWFSGFGFYDENRSFLDALRSGQALDHDLRSSVQSVEIMEAIRGRAKAYHG from the coding sequence ATGATGCTCAAAATCGGTGTAATCGGCTGCGGCTGGCATTCCCGGGCAGCGCATGGTCCGAGCTTGAAACGCTATAAAGCGGAGCATCCGGAGAACCTGCAGCTGACTGCTTGCTGCGATGTGGGGCTGGAAGCGGCGGAAACGTTCCGGACGGAATTTGGCTTCGAACGCGCATATACGAGCTACGAGGAAATGCTGACGCAAGAAGAGCTGGATGCGGTGTGGGTCATCGTGCCCGATTACTTGACGACTGCGGTCACGCTGCATGTCATGAAGACGGGAACGGCAGTCCTCTTGGAGAAGCCTCCGGGGGCGAATACGGCGGAAGTTCTCCTGATGCAAGAAGAGGCTGCCCAGAGGGGAATTCAGCATCGGGTTGCGTTCAATCGAAGGCATGTCCCCATGGTGCGTAAGCTGATCGACAAGCTGCAAGATCAGACCCGGCAAGGCAAGCGTATCTACAGCATCACCTATGACATGATCCGGATCAAGCGGACGGATCCCGATTTCTCGACGACGGCCGTTCATGCGATCGACGCGGCCAAATGGATCGCAGGGTCCGATTACGAGAGCCTTCGGTTCGAGTACGACGACATGTCAGCCATTGCGCCCGGACTTGTCAATATCGTCGCCGATGGCGTGACGTACAACGGTATCCGCGTTCAGCTGAACTGTTACCCGTATTCCGGAATGGCCCGTGAGCTGGTGACCGTCCGCGGCGAAGGCTTCCACTACGAGCTGCATATGCCGTTAATGGAAAACGCCGGCAGCTTCGCGGGGTTGATCTGCTCCGAGAAAGGGTCGATAGAGCTGTTCGAGGAAGAAGGCGACTGGTTCAGCGGCTTCGGCTTCTACGATGAAAACCGGTCGTTCCTGGATGCGCTCCGATCCGGACAGGCGCTGGACCACGATCTTCGCTCATCCGTTCAGTCGGTGGAAATCATGGAAGCGATCCGCGGGCGCGCGAAAGCTTATCACGGGTAA
- a CDS encoding helix-turn-helix domain-containing protein, which yields MGKPALLQRASSSLHLQPLLFLAILVPLIALSIFSYTLLKNHAADEVIRNETLSFAKTVEDYENLFLHIRTIGLELLQGKKPETLNQAIPVQNILVYHKISGFVVSGGRSDLAAELFTKYYQSDDYSPEFWEMQFYGSDPFSVLPASVFNELSGNRLAVKGRYMPVVIRSSETPDDQVIVMLEMNRMLREFHDSGADPFLMIDASGLRLTGVNVGDKMQTLPFEFGARTLVTQDGLHYFSRVGDVTGIRYITTASERQIAEQMSRINAMLLTLLVLFSAISVYLAWCAAKRFHPPVKRKIPSIRRQNDPQTVQTQPDRQNGPIPPHEQELPVNLTVSSDRVKLQANDKKAHKDGIIDFVKSYMEQHYREDVTLDMLSDKLGITASYLSTYFKAKTGMNFIDYINNYRIELAKSLLCAADMRIQDVASQVGYHNINSFNRMFKKISGVTPSEFRKLHYP from the coding sequence ATGGGAAAACCCGCGCTTCTCCAACGCGCTTCCAGCTCCTTGCACTTGCAACCGCTGCTATTTCTAGCCATTCTCGTACCGCTCATCGCACTCTCTATCTTCTCTTACACCCTCCTAAAGAACCACGCTGCCGATGAAGTCATCCGAAACGAAACCTTAAGCTTTGCCAAGACGGTCGAAGATTACGAAAATCTTTTTCTGCACATCCGCACGATCGGGCTCGAGCTGCTGCAGGGTAAAAAGCCGGAAACGCTGAACCAAGCTATCCCGGTACAAAACATCCTCGTCTACCATAAAATAAGCGGCTTCGTCGTCTCCGGCGGTCGCAGCGACCTGGCTGCCGAACTATTCACCAAATACTATCAAAGCGACGACTATTCGCCGGAATTTTGGGAAATGCAATTTTACGGTTCAGACCCATTCAGCGTTCTTCCCGCTTCCGTCTTTAACGAACTGAGCGGCAACCGGCTTGCCGTCAAAGGAAGATATATGCCTGTCGTGATCCGCAGCAGCGAAACGCCGGACGATCAAGTCATCGTCATGCTTGAAATGAACCGAATGCTGAGGGAATTTCACGATTCCGGGGCAGACCCTTTTCTCATGATCGATGCGAGCGGCTTGCGGCTGACCGGAGTTAACGTCGGCGATAAAATGCAAACGTTGCCATTTGAGTTTGGCGCTCGCACCCTCGTCACGCAGGATGGCCTTCACTATTTCAGCCGAGTCGGTGACGTTACCGGCATCCGCTATATCACGACCGCGTCGGAGCGTCAAATCGCGGAGCAAATGAGCCGCATTAACGCGATGTTACTAACTCTGCTCGTGCTCTTTTCCGCAATCAGCGTTTACTTGGCTTGGTGTGCTGCGAAGCGTTTCCATCCCCCCGTCAAGCGCAAGATCCCGTCGATCCGGCGGCAAAATGACCCTCAGACCGTGCAAACGCAGCCGGATCGGCAAAACGGGCCGATCCCGCCGCATGAACAGGAGCTGCCCGTTAACTTGACGGTCAGCAGCGATAGAGTCAAACTGCAAGCGAACGATAAGAAAGCGCACAAGGACGGCATCATCGATTTCGTGAAGAGCTACATGGAGCAGCACTACCGGGAAGATGTAACGCTCGATATGCTGTCGGACAAGCTGGGCATTACCGCCAGCTATTTGTCGACCTATTTTAAAGCGAAAACCGGCATGAACTTCATCGACTACATCAATAATTACCGGATCGAGCTGGCCAAATCGCTGCTATGCGCCGCCGATATGCGCATTCAAGACGTCGCGTCGCAGGTAGGCTATCATAATATCAATTCATTCAACCGGATGTTCAAGAAGATCAGCGGCGTGACGCCGAGCGAATTTCGCAAGCTTCATTACCCGTGA